The window tcatctgGATGAGCCTCTTGATGAAATGATTCTTTGTACGTGGCAAGAATCAGCAGACAGGGCCAGGTTGCCGCAGAAGTGCGCTCTTCAGACTACTTGGCCAAAATGCCTCCTTTACCTGTCGAGTGCCTGGACATTGATGGAGACTGGAACAGCCTTCCCATCATCTTTGAGGACCGATATGTGGAGTTTGCTCCTAAAGGTAAACCAAATGGCGGATTTGCTCGAGAAGGGTCATGACCATTTTGTCTTTGCAGACTTGGCGCCCCACGCGACGACATCCGACGATCACGCCCCAAGCGCTCTGAGGGCCAAATGCTTCGAAGTCTCCCAAGATCCTTCAGATAGTGACGACTGTATGGATTTGACCACCTATGTGTCGCTCATAGGAAAGCAAAGCAGACTTTCTCAGGATACGATCCCAATGGAGAAAAGAATAGATGGACCGGTAGCAGAGCCCAAGGACATCTCATCAGTCAAAGATCTCCATTCTCATCCAACAGAAGTTGTTCTCGTTCCAGAAGATGCCATCAATGATACCTCAAAGGACAACGTTAGCCAAAACAGTGAGGACGCTCCAGTTAGCACCCCCGTGCTCTCCACGCCTTCTTTTTCATCTTCTTCTCCCAGCCGTCTGGCAAAGGAGGCGTCCCATCGAGGAGGCGCGGTCCTCCCGAAGATCATAAAGCGCTCGTCCTCGGTCATTTCAGACTCTGGTATCGAGAGCGAGCCCAGCTCCGTGGCGTGGCCCCTGGAAGCGGTGCTGCGGGCTCCGCCCCCTTTGGATTTTTCCAGCCAACGGGAAATCCGCCGGCGGAAAGCGCTCCGGCACCCGGTTCTCCGAAGCTCCTTGGAGGGCCTGCAGATGGAGAGCAACGGTAGCATTCCCAGCGGCGGTATACAGGCCTCGTTGACGTCCATCAGCTCGTTGCCGTACGAGGACGAACGGGAGCAGAGCCACGGCGGCAAACTGACCAAATCCGTGTCCGCGCCGCAGATCAGTAGCCCGGATGACGAGCGCGGGACTCAAATTCAGGATGCCTCAAGTCGTTCAGAACAACAAACCCAGCCGTCGGAATCGGCCATTTTCCACGCAAGTTCCGAAATGCCAAATCGTCCTCAAAACCTTCCAGCCGCTCACAAATCCAGCTCGGCGGAGGGCCCCGGTGGTCCGCTTCCCAACGGCCGCGGGGAGAATGTAAATCATCACATCGGCGGGGTGAGTGTCTCTGTGGAGGATGTACATCTTGCCGCTTTGGAAGCTGGACACGAGTTAAGCGCTAGAATAAACGCAACGGGGCAGCCGGGTGTCATCGACGTCGACGAGACTCATCACCAAGTTGATTCCTCGCAACCTTGGCAAGGCTCCGATGAGATGGCTCGCAACGGGATAGCGGCCAGCCAGAACGAAGCCGCCCATGAGCCCACGAAAAGCTCCAAGGCGCCCAACTCGGGCCTGGCCTTCGTCAATAAGAAGATGGTGGAGGTGGTGAACATGTCGGTGTCGTGCGCGCCTACTTGCCTGCCCTTTTCTAGTGTTCTAAAAGACTCTCCGTCCGTGAGCGGCATGTCCACTCGCCCGACTACCTCACCTATCACCAATCAGCCGCTGGGCTCCTTCGGTATCATCTCCCCGACGTTAGCCAACCAGCTCGGCGTTGACCACCAGGCCAACGAACGCATGCTGaggttcgttttttttttttttttttaaatgcatctgtttttatttttcgaaCAATCTCTTCTGATTTGCTTCCACATCCAGTTTCTTCAAAGCCAAAGAGGAGCTTTTTAAAGGGATGAGCTTCCAAGGCGGCCTATATAGCGACCTCCCTCTGCTGGCGTCCGACCTGCCCTACTTCCCTCccgaggaggacgacgaggaaTTCGACGACGGCATACACTTGGTGGTGTGCGTGCACGGCCTAGATGGTGAGAGCCGAGTCATTTTCCATCTCTGCTTGCTTATCAAAAGAATTCTGACATTGTgcctgatttgattttttttcttgttcccaGGAAACAGCGCGGACCTTCGCCTGGTGAAGACGTTCATCGAGTTAGGCCTGCCGGGATCCCGGCTGGACTTTCTCATGTCGGAAAGGAACCAGGTACATTTGTAGATGAAGTCGGGtgaatttga of the Syngnathus typhle isolate RoL2023-S1 ecotype Sweden linkage group LG20, RoL_Styp_1.0, whole genome shotgun sequence genome contains:
- the fam135b gene encoding protein FAM135B isoform X1, which codes for MSEVQGTLEFSIELHKFHNVDLFQRGFYQVRTGLKVSPRVLHRLIVTAQDNAAGECSFSSPGVYEGVVFSRIFQILYRNEDISVNDSMVFKVHLLLDGERLEEALGEVDFQLKLDLHFTDNEQQLADVVSVPLISSRTLDLHFHPQRGLHHHVPVMFDYFHLSVISVSIHASLVALHQPLISFARTGKGSWLGRGSAESTAEPAAVSVENLVLGAGYCKPIISEGSFYVPSEDGLQRAYTWHRRLCRLLLAAQAALNSYCTALMKEVPQLQQIPLDTEVLPAEETLNQLALELQLQEGREKVAEQISADVGHLCTQLSALWSGFLESAVLNPHVLSYLAQEHHTLRVRRFSEAYFFTEHPKETSLLFQEELISRQGQVAAEVRSSDYLAKMPPLPVECLDIDGDWNSLPIIFEDRYVEFAPKDLAPHATTSDDHAPSALRAKCFEVSQDPSDSDDCMDLTTYVSLIGKQSRLSQDTIPMEKRIDGPVAEPKDISSVKDLHSHPTEVVLVPEDAINDTSKDNVSQNSEDAPVSTPVLSTPSFSSSSPSRLAKEASHRGGAVLPKIIKRSSSVISDSGIESEPSSVAWPLEAVLRAPPPLDFSSQREIRRRKALRHPVLRSSLEGLQMESNGSIPSGGIQASLTSISSLPYEDEREQSHGGKLTKSVSAPQISSPDDERGTQIQDASSRSEQQTQPSESAIFHASSEMPNRPQNLPAAHKSSSAEGPGGPLPNGRGENVNHHIGGVSVSVEDVHLAALEAGHELSARINATGQPGVIDVDETHHQVDSSQPWQGSDEMARNGIAASQNEAAHEPTKSSKAPNSGLAFVNKKMVEVVNMSVSCAPTCLPFSSVLKDSPSVSGMSTRPTTSPITNQPLGSFGIISPTLANQLGVDHQANERMLSFFKAKEELFKGMSFQGGLYSDLPLLASDLPYFPPEEDDEEFDDGIHLVVCVHGLDGNSADLRLVKTFIELGLPGSRLDFLMSERNQADTFADFDTMTDRLLDEIIQHIQLYNLTIGRISFIGHSLGNVIIRSVLTRPRFRCYLARLHTFLSLSGPHLGTLYNNSTLVSTGLWLMQKLKKSGSLLQLTFRDNLDPRKTFLYLLSQKPGLQFFKNVVLVASPQDRYVPFHSARIEMCKTALKDKSTGPVYTEMINNLLQPLVEAKDCRLIRQNVFHALPNTANTLIGRAAHIAVLDSELFLEKFFLVAGLDYFK
- the fam135b gene encoding protein FAM135B isoform X3, with amino-acid sequence MSEVQGTLEFSIELHKFHNVDLFQRGFYQVRTGLKVSPRVLHRLIVTAQDNAAGECSFSSPGVYEGVVFSRIFQILYRNEDISVNDSMVFKVHLLLDGERLEEALGEVDFQLKLDLHFTDNEQQLADVVSVPLISSRTLDLHFHPQRGLHHHVPVMFDYFHLSVISVSIHASLVALHQPLISFARTGKGSWLGRGSAESTAEPAAVSVENLVLGAGYCKPIISEGSFYVPSEDGLQRAYTWHRRLCRLLLAAQAALNSYCTALMKEVPQLQQIPLDTVLPAEETLNQLALELQLQEGREKVAEQISADVGHLCTQLSALWSGFLESAVLNPHVLSYLAQEHHTLRVRRFSEAYFFTEHPKETSLLFQEELISRQGQVAAEVRSSDYLAKMPPLPVECLDIDGDWNSLPIIFEDRYVEFAPKDLAPHATTSDDHAPSALRAKCFEVSQDPSDSDDCMDLTTYVSLIGKQSRLSQDTIPMEKRIDGPVAEPKDISSVKDLHSHPTEVVLVPEDAINDTSKDNVSQNSEDAPVSTPVLSTPSFSSSSPSRLAKEASHRGGAVLPKIIKRSSSVISDSGIESEPSSVAWPLEAVLRAPPPLDFSSQREIRRRKALRHPVLRSSLEGLQMESNGSIPSGGIQASLTSISSLPYEDEREQSHGGKLTKSVSAPQISSPDDERGTQIQDASSRSEQQTQPSESAIFHASSEMPNRPQNLPAAHKSSSAEGPGGPLPNGRGENVNHHIGGVSVSVEDVHLAALEAGHELSARINATGQPGVIDVDETHHQVDSSQPWQGSDEMARNGIAASQNEAAHEPTKSSKAPNSGLAFVNKKMVEVVNMSVSCAPTCLPFSSVLKDSPSVSGMSTRPTTSPITNQPLGSFGIISPTLANQLGVDHQANERMLSFFKAKEELFKGMSFQGGLYSDLPLLASDLPYFPPEEDDEEFDDGIHLVVCVHGLDGNSADLRLVKTFIELGLPGSRLDFLMSERNQADTFADFDTMTDRLLDEIIQHIQLYNLTIGRISFIGHSLGNVIIRSVLTRPRFRCYLARLHTFLSLSGPHLGTLYNNSTLVSTGLWLMQKLKKSGSLLQLTFRDNLDPRKTFLYLLSQKPGLQFFKNVVLVASPQDRYVPFHSARIEMCKTALKDKSTGPVYTEMINNLLQPLVEAKDCRLIRQNVFHALPNTANTLIGRAAHIAVLDSELFLEKFFLVAGLDYFK
- the fam135b gene encoding protein FAM135B isoform X4, producing the protein MSEVQGTLEFSIELHKFHNVDLFQRGFYQVRTGLKVSPRVLHRLIVTAQDNAAGECSFSSPGVYEGVVFSRIFQILYRNEDISVNDSMVFKVHLLLDGERLEEALGEVDFQLKLDLHFTDNEQQLADVVSVPLISSRTLDLHFHPQRGLHHHVPVMFDYFHLSVISVSIHASLVALHQPLISFARTGKGSWLGRGSAESTAEPAAVSVENLVLGAGYCKPIISEGSFYVPSEDGLQRAYTWHRRLCRLLLAAQAALNSYCTALMKEVPQLQQIPLDTEVLPAEETLNQLALELQLQEGREKVAEQISADVGHLCTQLSALWSGFLESAVLNPHVLSYLAQEHHTLRVRRFSEAYFFTEHPKETSLLFQEELRQGQVAAEVRSSDYLAKMPPLPVECLDIDGDWNSLPIIFEDRYVEFAPKDLAPHATTSDDHAPSALRAKCFEVSQDPSDSDDCMDLTTYVSLIGKQSRLSQDTIPMEKRIDGPVAEPKDISSVKDLHSHPTEVVLVPEDAINDTSKDNVSQNSEDAPVSTPVLSTPSFSSSSPSRLAKEASHRGGAVLPKIIKRSSSVISDSGIESEPSSVAWPLEAVLRAPPPLDFSSQREIRRRKALRHPVLRSSLEGLQMESNGSIPSGGIQASLTSISSLPYEDEREQSHGGKLTKSVSAPQISSPDDERGTQIQDASSRSEQQTQPSESAIFHASSEMPNRPQNLPAAHKSSSAEGPGGPLPNGRGENVNHHIGGVSVSVEDVHLAALEAGHELSARINATGQPGVIDVDETHHQVDSSQPWQGSDEMARNGIAASQNEAAHEPTKSSKAPNSGLAFVNKKMVEVVNMSVSCAPTCLPFSSVLKDSPSVSGMSTRPTTSPITNQPLGSFGIISPTLANQLGVDHQANERMLSFFKAKEELFKGMSFQGGLYSDLPLLASDLPYFPPEEDDEEFDDGIHLVVCVHGLDGNSADLRLVKTFIELGLPGSRLDFLMSERNQADTFADFDTMTDRLLDEIIQHIQLYNLTIGRISFIGHSLGNVIIRSVLTRPRFRCYLARLHTFLSLSGPHLGTLYNNSTLVSTGLWLMQKLKKSGSLLQLTFRDNLDPRKTFLYLLSQKPGLQFFKNVVLVASPQDRYVPFHSARIEMCKTALKDKSTGPVYTEMINNLLQPLVEAKDCRLIRQNVFHALPNTANTLIGRAAHIAVLDSELFLEKFFLVAGLDYFK
- the fam135b gene encoding protein FAM135B isoform X2 codes for the protein MSEVQGTLEFSIELHKFHNVDLFQRGFYQVRTGLKVSPRVLHRLIVTAQDNAGECSFSSPGVYEGVVFSRIFQILYRNEDISVNDSMVFKVHLLLDGERLEEALGEVDFQLKLDLHFTDNEQQLADVVSVPLISSRTLDLHFHPQRGLHHHVPVMFDYFHLSVISVSIHASLVALHQPLISFARTGKGSWLGRGSAESTAEPAAVSVENLVLGAGYCKPIISEGSFYVPSEDGLQRAYTWHRRLCRLLLAAQAALNSYCTALMKEVPQLQQIPLDTEVLPAEETLNQLALELQLQEGREKVAEQISADVGHLCTQLSALWSGFLESAVLNPHVLSYLAQEHHTLRVRRFSEAYFFTEHPKETSLLFQEELISRQGQVAAEVRSSDYLAKMPPLPVECLDIDGDWNSLPIIFEDRYVEFAPKDLAPHATTSDDHAPSALRAKCFEVSQDPSDSDDCMDLTTYVSLIGKQSRLSQDTIPMEKRIDGPVAEPKDISSVKDLHSHPTEVVLVPEDAINDTSKDNVSQNSEDAPVSTPVLSTPSFSSSSPSRLAKEASHRGGAVLPKIIKRSSSVISDSGIESEPSSVAWPLEAVLRAPPPLDFSSQREIRRRKALRHPVLRSSLEGLQMESNGSIPSGGIQASLTSISSLPYEDEREQSHGGKLTKSVSAPQISSPDDERGTQIQDASSRSEQQTQPSESAIFHASSEMPNRPQNLPAAHKSSSAEGPGGPLPNGRGENVNHHIGGVSVSVEDVHLAALEAGHELSARINATGQPGVIDVDETHHQVDSSQPWQGSDEMARNGIAASQNEAAHEPTKSSKAPNSGLAFVNKKMVEVVNMSVSCAPTCLPFSSVLKDSPSVSGMSTRPTTSPITNQPLGSFGIISPTLANQLGVDHQANERMLSFFKAKEELFKGMSFQGGLYSDLPLLASDLPYFPPEEDDEEFDDGIHLVVCVHGLDGNSADLRLVKTFIELGLPGSRLDFLMSERNQADTFADFDTMTDRLLDEIIQHIQLYNLTIGRISFIGHSLGNVIIRSVLTRPRFRCYLARLHTFLSLSGPHLGTLYNNSTLVSTGLWLMQKLKKSGSLLQLTFRDNLDPRKTFLYLLSQKPGLQFFKNVVLVASPQDRYVPFHSARIEMCKTALKDKSTGPVYTEMINNLLQPLVEAKDCRLIRQNVFHALPNTANTLIGRAAHIAVLDSELFLEKFFLVAGLDYFK